Below is a window of Flavobacteriales bacterium DNA.
TTTGCATGCGGCCAATCTCATAAAAGAGCTGTCAAAAATAGATGACAAAGCTTCTTTTCTTGGTTTTGGTGGAGAACGTATGCAAAATGAAGGACTAAATTTGACCAAACATTATAGTGAGATGGCTTTCATGGGATTCTGGGAGGTCTTAAAGAATTTACCTGCTGTAAGAAAGAATTTTAAACAAGCTAAAAAGGAAATTCTTGAGTTTGAAACCGACGTTCTTGTTTTAGTGGACTATCCAGGATTTAATATGCGAATGGCATCATTTGCAAAAAAGCATAATATAAAGGTGGTGTATTATATTACACCTCAAGTTTGGGCATGGAAAGAATCTCGAGTTCATAAACTAAAAAGAGATACAGATTTACTATTACCTATTTTGCCCTTTGAACAATCTTTTTTTGCTAAACATGGGGTAGAGTCTATTTATGTTGGTCATCCCTTGCTAGATGCTTTCAAAGACTTAGATAGTAGAAATGTTGAGTCAGAGAAGCCAATCATCGCTATCTTGCCAGGAAGTAGAAAGCAAGAAATTGCAACTTCTTTACCAATAATGATGCAGGTGGCAAAGTCTTTTGAAAATTATCAGTTTGTGATTGCTGGTGCCCCTTCAATCCCTCAGGAATATTATCGTTCAATTACCAAAGAATCTTATATGCCTGTCTTGTCCAATCAAACGCATGCTTTATTAAAAGAATGTAAGGCAGCTATTGTTACTTCAGGAACAGCCACATTAGAGGCGGCTATTCTTAAAGTGCCTCAAGTGGTGTGTTACAAGACTTCGGCAATTTCATATTTTTTAGGAAAGCTGTTAGTTAAAGTAAAGTTTATTGCACTTGTCAATCTTATCTGCGACAAAGAAGTGGTTAAAGAATTGATTCAAGACGAATTTAACACCAGCAATTTAGTCGATGAGTTAAATCGAATCTTGAATAAAAAAAATAAATCTCGCATTCTTGAGGATTATCAAGAATTATTAGCCTTGTTAGGCGATAGTGGTGCATCCAAAAGAGCAGCAAAGACTATTAGTCTAGTTTAGTTTTATTATTTTGTGGCAGTAAATTAAAGCCATGCATTTTTGGAATTCACTTCCTCTGTTTCGTCTGATTATTCCCTTTATTTTAGGAATATTATTTTCCAACTACTTCTATTTTGAACACTTAATTGTCGTTTGTCTTATTCTACTACTTACGTTGTTTATCGTAAAGACTGTAAGGTTAAGCTATACTTACAGGTGGGTGTTTGGAGTGTTGGCTTGGAGTTTCTCATTAGCCGTAGGTGTATGGATAAATCCTAATTCTTTAGACTTGCACGAAGATAATTTTTACATCCATAGTCTTACAGAAGAGAATGCTATTTTGTTAGAGGTTATTGAAGAGCCTATAGAAAAACCCAATTCATTCAAAACTATTGCTAAGGTGTTGTCAGTTAATGAAAAACAAACTTGCGGTACTTTACTATTGTATTTAGATAAAAGATTAGATTCC
It encodes the following:
- the lpxB gene encoding lipid-A-disaccharide synthase; amino-acid sequence: MKKYYFIVGEASGDLHAANLIKELSKIDDKASFLGFGGERMQNEGLNLTKHYSEMAFMGFWEVLKNLPAVRKNFKQAKKEILEFETDVLVLVDYPGFNMRMASFAKKHNIKVVYYITPQVWAWKESRVHKLKRDTDLLLPILPFEQSFFAKHGVESIYVGHPLLDAFKDLDSRNVESEKPIIAILPGSRKQEIATSLPIMMQVAKSFENYQFVIAGAPSIPQEYYRSITKESYMPVLSNQTHALLKECKAAIVTSGTATLEAAILKVPQVVCYKTSAISYFLGKLLVKVKFIALVNLICDKEVVKELIQDEFNTSNLVDELNRILNKKNKSRILEDYQELLALLGDSGASKRAAKTISLV